The region CCACCTCCACGACGCGCTTGTGCTCGTCGTGGGACAGGGTCGGGGACTCCCCGGTGGTGCCGCAGGGGACGATCGCGTCCGTGCCGCTCGACGCGTGCCACTCCACGAGCTCCCTGACCTTGGCCTCGTCCACCGCCCCATTGCGGAACGGGGTCACCATCGCGACGATCGAGCCCTGGAATGTGCGTCGCATCACCAAGTCCTCCGTCATGCTCGTGCCGGACGGGATTCCGGCGCCGCGGGATTTGTCCGACTCTAGCACCACACCCCGAACCACTTCAAGCGGACGCCTCCCGTGGCCGTCGCGCCGCCAGCTGGGGTATCATGGCCCGGCTGTCATCCCGGGAAGGAGGAGCCGGCATGTCCCCAACGTCCGCGGGCGGCGCGCGCCCGTTCCTCACCGCCGAGCGGGCCGCCGAGGTGCGCCGCTGCTTCGGCACGCCGAGCTACGTCTACGATCGCGCCACCCTCGAGACGGCCGCGCGCGAGGCGCTGGCCATGCCGGCGCCGTTCGGGCTCACCGTCCGCTACGCGATGAAGGCCAATCCCAGCCGCGGCATCCTGGCGCTCTTCCGCGACCTCGGATTGCACATCGACGCCTCCAGCGATCACGAGGTGGAGCGGGCGCTCCGCGCGGGGTTCCGTCCCGACGCCATCCAGCTCACCTCCCAGCTCCCGTCCCGGCGCCTCGGCGAGCACGTGGCCCGCGGCGTCCGGTTCAACGCCTGCTCGCTGCATCAGCTCGCCGAGTTCGGTCGCATCGCCCCCCGCCACGAAGTCTCCGTCCGCATGAACCCGGGGCTCGGGACCGGCTCGACCAAGCGGACCAACACGGGCGGCCCCGCCTCGAGCTTCGGGATCTGGCACGAGCACCTCGACGAGGTGAAGGCGATCGCGGCGCGCCACGGCCTCGGGATCACGCGGCTGCACACCCATGTGGGCTCGGGCACCGACCCCGAGGTGTGGAACCGCTGCGCTCTGATGACCCTCGATCTCGCCGCCGAGCTCCCGGATGTCAGCGCCGTCAATCTCGGCGGGGGATTCAAGGTGGGCCGCATGCCGGAAGAGCCCTCGGTGGACCTGGCGGAGGTCGGCGCCCATGTCCGCCGCGAGCTGGAGGGGTTCCGCCGGCGGCATGGCCGCGAGCTGAGGCTCGAGATCGAGCCCGGCACCTACCTGGTGGCGCTGGCCGGGGCGGTCGTGGCCACCTGCGTGGACGTGGTGGACACGGGGCGCGAGGGCTATCTCTTCGCCAAGCTCGACACCGGCATGCCGGAGATCGCGCGGCCCTCGCTCTACGGCGCCCAGCACCCCATCGACGTGCTCGCCACGGGCCGCGAGCCGGCGGCGGTGGTCTTCGTGGGCCCGTGCTGCGAGTCCGGCGACATCCTCACGCCGGCGCCGGGGGATCCGGAGGCCCTGGCGCCGCGCTGGGTGCCGCGGCCGGAGATCGGCGACCTGGTGGTGGTGGGGGGAGCCGGGGCCTACTGTGCCGCGATGGCGACCATCAACTACAACTCCTATCCGCAGGCGCCGGAGGTGATGCTCGAGCCCGACGGGACGCTGCGCCTGCTCCGCGGCCGGCAGAGCCTGGAGCAGATCTGGCAGAACGAGGTCGACTGAGGGCTCTCGCGGAATACCGTGCCCGCGAGGCGCCGGACAGCCGCGTCCCGGTCACGGGACGACGACGGTGACCTCGTTGGAGCGGGGGCTCTCGTTCGGGGTCCGCGCCCGGTCCAGTGCGGTCACGGCATACCGCAGGCGGGCGCCAGCGGTGACCTCGCGGTCGACGAACACGGTGTTGACGGCGGCCGTGGTGCCCACGCGCAGGAAGGCGCCGCTCCCGGTCGCGCGGTAGATGGCGTAGACCGCCACGTCGGCGTCCGGACTGGGACTCCAGGCGAGCCGCACCGCCGTCGGGGAGGGGATGGCCGCGAGGTTGGCGGGCGGGCTCGGAGGCGTCATGTCCACGGGCGTGACGGCGACCGGCGCGGAGGCCTCGCTGCGCGCCGTGCCCGTCCCCACGCTCCGCACGGCGCGGATGGCGTACCGGTAGGTGGTCTCGTTCTCGAGGCCCGTGTCGGTGAACGTGGTGGCGGCGAGGGGCTCCGGCGTGATCGGCGCCAGGGGGGCCTCCGCGCCCGCGGCGCGGAGGATGACGTAGTGGATGTCGCCCCCGAGGGCGCTGCCGTCGATGAGGCGTGCCGGGGCCTCCCAGCGCAGGCGCACCTGTCCCTCGCCCGGGGCCGCGGCCAGGTTGCGCGGGGGGGCCGGCGCTGCCAGGTAGCCCACGACGAGCCGCTCGGAGGGCGCGCTCGAGCGCCCCGTGGCGTCCAGCGCGGTGACCACGTAGACGTACTGGCGGCCGAAGGCGAGGCCCCGGCGATCCACCCACTGGACGCTGTCGCCCCGGACCACCGCCGGCTCGGGGGCTGCCAGCCGGATCGCGGCGATCTCCTCGTAGCCCACCACCTGGCCCCGGGAGACCATGGCGGACCTGAGCGGCGCCCCCTCGACCGCCTCGCGGCGATGGAGCTTGACCGTCGCCAGGTCCCGGAGCCGCGTGCCGTCCATCCGCGTCTTCGGGTTGACCCAGCGGAGCACGATGGCGTCCGCGTCGACGGAGGCCTCCAGCGCCGACGCCGCGGCGGGAAGCCGCCGCTCCGGCGCCACGGGCGGCCCCTTCTTGCCGCAGCCGGCGGGACCCACGCCCAGCAGCGCCAGCGCCGCCAGAGCCCAGGCCAGACGCCTCACCCGCGCCAGCCCTTCTCCACGAGCGCCCGGGCGGCGGCCAGGGCGCGCTTCACCTCGTCGGGGGCCGTCCCGCCGAGCACCGCCCGCGCAGCGAGCGAGGCCTCCACGGTGAGGGCGCGGTGCACGTCGGCCTCGATCAGCCGTGAGAACCCCCTGAGATCCTCCAGCGTGAGGTCCCCCAGCTCCTTGCCCTGCGCCAGGCCGTGGCGCACGGCGCGGCCCACGACCTCGTGCGCCTCCCGGAAGGGCAGCCCCTTGCGCACGAGGTAGTCCGCCAGGTCGGTGGCGGTCGAGTAGTTGGCCCCGGCGGCCTCGCGCATGCGCTCGACCTTGAAGGTGAGGGAGCGGAGCATCGGCGGCACCACGGCCAGGACGGCGCGCAGCGTGTCCACGCTGTCGAAGAGCGGCTCCTTGTCCTCCTGCATGTCGGAGTTGTAGGTGAGCGGGAGGCCCTTGAGCGTCGCGAGTACCGCCACGAGGTTGCCGTACAGCCGCCCCGACTTGCCGCGGATCAGCTCGGCCACATCCGGGTTCTTCTTCTGCGGCATGATGGACGAGCCCGTCGCGAAGGCGTCGGAGAACTCCACGAAGCCGAACTCGCTGGTGGCCCAGAGCGTGAGGTCCGCCGCCAGCCGCGAGAGGTGCATGCCGACGATGGCGGCGTGGGAGAGGAACTCGACGACGAAGTCGCGGTCGCTCACGGCGTCCATGCTGTTGGGGCTCGCCACGGTGAAGCCCAGCTCCTGCGCCAGCGTCTCCCGGTCGATGGGGAAGGCCGTCCCCGCCAGCGCCGCCGCGCCCAGCGGCAGCACGTTCACGCGCGCCCGGCCGTCGCGCAGGCGATCGCGGTCGCGCTGGAGCATGACGACGTAGGCCAGCAGGTGGTGGGAGAGGAGGACCGGCTGCGCCCGCTGGAGATGCGTGTAGCCGGGCATGGCCGCGCCGAGATGCTCCTCGGCGCGATCGAGGAGCGCCTGCTGGACCTCCCGCACGCCCTCGTCCACCCGGACGATGACCTCCCGCAGGTAGAGGCGCTCGTCCAGCGCGATCTGATCGTTGCGCGAGCGGCCCGTGTGCAGCTTGCCTCCCACGGGCCCGGCCAGCTCCACGAGCCGGCGCTCGATGTTCATGTGGATGTCCTCGAGCTCGCGGCGGAACGGGAAGCGCCCCTCGGCCAGCTCCGCGCGGACGGCCGCGAGGCCGTCGAGCAGCGCGGTGAGCTCCCCCTCGCTGATGAGACCGGCCCGGGCGAGGGCGCGGGCCCACGCGGCGCTGCCCTCGATGTCGTGGGGCCACAGCCGGCGGTCGAAGGCCAGGGAGGCGGTGAATGCCTCGGCCTCCGGGTCCTGCCCCTGGGCGAAGCGCCCCGCCCAGGGCTTGCCGGCTCCGGGGCTCACGAGAGGGATCCAGCCCCGACCGTCGGCCGGCGGGCGGTCAGCGCCAAGCGCGGGCCTCGCGCATGGGCTCGGGGCCACGGTCCAGGAGCGCGGCGATCTGAGCCATGACGCGCCGGGTGAACTCCTCGCGATCGTCGCGCGTCGCGCGCCGATGCCGCGGGAGGGTTGCGTGCACCGGCGGCCCGAAGGACACCGACAGCGGGTGCCGCCGGGGCAGGTAGAAGCGCTGACCGGCGAGGGCCTCGAACGTGCCCCGGATGGCGGCAGGAACCACGGGTGCCCCCGACCGGAGCGCGATGGTGGCCACGCCCGGCTGGCCGGGCATGAGGCGGCCCTGGCGACTGAACGGCCCCTCGGGGAAGATGCCCAGGACGCCGCCGTCCTCCAGCACCCTGAGCGCGCGCTTGATGGCCCCGGGGTCGGGACGCTGGAGGTTGATGGGGATGGACCGGATGTGACGATGGAAGGCCGGATGAAGCGGGCTCGCGCGGTACACGCGCGGCATGACGAGGAACGCGATGGGCTTCGGCAGCGCCACGCCCAGCACGACGCCATCCAGGTAGTTGTGGTGGTTGGCCGCCAGGATGAAGGGTCCCGAGGGGGGGAGGTGCTCGGTGCCCTCCACCGCCAGGTCGAACCAGACGCGCAGCACCGGGGCGCACCCCGTCCGCAGGAGCCGGTAGAGGAGCGGGAAACCCTCGCCATCGCGGCACGGCGCGGGCAGAGCCGCCGGCCGCGGCAGGATGGACACCGCGCTCCGGTCCTCCGCTGATGTCATGACGCGGTCGGTTATAGCACTCGCTGCTCGCTCAGACAAGGAAGGCGCGGGCGTGCCCCGTCAGCGCGGTCTCGCCAGGCGGTACCTCGCCACGGCGCTGTTGTGGTCTTCGAGGCTGCTCGAGAAGTGGTGGCGCCGATCATCCATCGAGACGAAGTAGAGATAGTCCACCCGCGCGGGATTGACCGCGGCCTCCATGGCCGCGCGCCCGGGGCTGGCGATGGGCCCCGGCGGCAGGCCCACACGCCGGTACGTGTTGAACGGCGAGTCCACCTGCAGGTCCTCCCGCGACAGCGCGCGGCCGTTCTTGCCGATGGCGTACTGCACGGTCGGGTCGGCCTGCAGCGGCATGTCGCGCTTGAGCCGGTTCCAGAACACGGCCGAGATGAGCGGCATCTCACTCCGCTCCACGGCCTCCTTCTCGATGATGGAGGCCAGCGTCAGCAGCTGGTGGACGCCGAGCTCACGCGCCCGCGCCTGCTCGCGCAGCTCCGGCGTCATCCGCTCCCGCATCCGCGCCACCATCCGCGCCAGCAGCTCCTCCACCGTCACGCCCTTCACGAACTGGTAGGTGTCGGGGAAGAGGTAGCCCTCCGCGCTGTCGGCGTCGATGTCGAGCCGTCGGAGGACGACACGGTCGTGGGCCGCCCGGAGCACGTCCCGGGCCGGGGCGAGCCGCTCCGCCTCGAGGAGGCGCGCCAGATCCTCCAGGGTCGCTCCCTCGCGGAGGAGGACGGTGCGCTGGCGGATCCGCCCGGCCTCGAGGAGCGCCAGCACGTCCAGCGTGGTCGCGCCCTGGGGGAACTCGTACTCGCCCGCCTTGAGGGCGCGGGCGCTGCCCCGGATGACGGAGAGCAGCGTGAAACCGAGGGGACTCCGGATCACGCGGGCCTCGCCGAGCCGCCGGGCCATGGACAGGAGTCCCGTCTGGGCCGGGATCTCAACCACCTGGCTCCCGTGGGCGAGCCCCGGGGCGGCGGTGGAGACCCACCACGCCTGGAGGCCGAGGAAGAGCAGCAGCGCCGCCGCGGCGCTCCCGAGCGCCGCCCGCCGGGTGCGGCCGGGGCGCTGGGGGGCGTCGCCACGGCTCGCGGAGAACCACGCTCGCCCCATCATGATTTCGTGTTATCTTGCCTGGACTTCGCGGCCCAGTCAACGAAGTGGGGCCTCGGAGCCCCCGCGGGCTCCCCTTCCGGGGCTTTGCTGGTATAATGGCTGACCGGGGCGCCGCCGCTCGACCGTCCCAGGAGGAATTCCCATGCTGCAGTTGACGCTTCCGGTCCGCCACGAATGGCTCACCAGCGAGCGCGCGTACGGCAAGATCGCGGTGGAGCCGTTCGAGCCGGGCTTCGCGCTCACGGTGGGCAACGCCTACCGTCGGGTGCTCCTCTCCTCGATCCACGGAGCGGCCCCCACGTGGGCCAAGATCGAGGGGGTGCTCCACGAGTTCTCCTATCTCCAGGGCGTGAACGAGGACATCCTCGACATCATCATGAACCTGCGGAAGGTGATCTTCGCCCTGCACGTGAACCGGCCGAAGATCCTGCGGCTGAAGGCGCAGGGGCCGCGCACCGTGACGGCGGGGAACTTCGAGCCCGACGCCGACGTGGACATCCTCACGCCGGAAGTGACGCTGGCGACGCTGGACAAGGACGGCAGCCTCGACCTGGAGCTGTGCGTGGAGCGCGGCCGCGGCTACCAGGCCGCCGAGCGGCGCGAGCCGGAGGCCCTGGCCATCAACGCCATGCTCATCGACTCGAACTTCTCCCCCGTGAAGCGCGTCAACTTCCACGCTGAGCCGCTGCCGGGCGGCGCCGAGGAGCGCCTCCTCCTGGAAGTCTGGACCAACGGCAGCGTGACCCCCGAGGCCGCCGTGGCCGAGGCCTCGCGGATCCTGGAGGACCAGTT is a window of Candidatus Rokuibacteriota bacterium DNA encoding:
- a CDS encoding diaminopimelate decarboxylase, yielding MSPTSAGGARPFLTAERAAEVRRCFGTPSYVYDRATLETAAREALAMPAPFGLTVRYAMKANPSRGILALFRDLGLHIDASSDHEVERALRAGFRPDAIQLTSQLPSRRLGEHVARGVRFNACSLHQLAEFGRIAPRHEVSVRMNPGLGTGSTKRTNTGGPASSFGIWHEHLDEVKAIAARHGLGITRLHTHVGSGTDPEVWNRCALMTLDLAAELPDVSAVNLGGGFKVGRMPEEPSVDLAEVGAHVRRELEGFRRRHGRELRLEIEPGTYLVALAGAVVATCVDVVDTGREGYLFAKLDTGMPEIARPSLYGAQHPIDVLATGREPAAVVFVGPCCESGDILTPAPGDPEALAPRWVPRPEIGDLVVVGGAGAYCAAMATINYNSYPQAPEVMLEPDGTLRLLRGRQSLEQIWQNEVD
- the argH gene encoding argininosuccinate lyase, which produces MPLVSPGAGKPWAGRFAQGQDPEAEAFTASLAFDRRLWPHDIEGSAAWARALARAGLISEGELTALLDGLAAVRAELAEGRFPFRRELEDIHMNIERRLVELAGPVGGKLHTGRSRNDQIALDERLYLREVIVRVDEGVREVQQALLDRAEEHLGAAMPGYTHLQRAQPVLLSHHLLAYVVMLQRDRDRLRDGRARVNVLPLGAAALAGTAFPIDRETLAQELGFTVASPNSMDAVSDRDFVVEFLSHAAIVGMHLSRLAADLTLWATSEFGFVEFSDAFATGSSIMPQKKNPDVAELIRGKSGRLYGNLVAVLATLKGLPLTYNSDMQEDKEPLFDSVDTLRAVLAVVPPMLRSLTFKVERMREAAGANYSTATDLADYLVRKGLPFREAHEVVGRAVRHGLAQGKELGDLTLEDLRGFSRLIEADVHRALTVEASLAARAVLGGTAPDEVKRALAAARALVEKGWRG
- a CDS encoding 1-acyl-sn-glycerol-3-phosphate acyltransferase, which gives rise to MTSAEDRSAVSILPRPAALPAPCRDGEGFPLLYRLLRTGCAPVLRVWFDLAVEGTEHLPPSGPFILAANHHNYLDGVVLGVALPKPIAFLVMPRVYRASPLHPAFHRHIRSIPINLQRPDPGAIKRALRVLEDGGVLGIFPEGPFSRQGRLMPGQPGVATIALRSGAPVVPAAIRGTFEALAGQRFYLPRRHPLSVSFGPPVHATLPRHRRATRDDREEFTRRVMAQIAALLDRGPEPMREARAWR
- the mltG gene encoding endolytic transglycosylase MltG, with amino-acid sequence MMGRAWFSASRGDAPQRPGRTRRAALGSAAAALLLFLGLQAWWVSTAAPGLAHGSQVVEIPAQTGLLSMARRLGEARVIRSPLGFTLLSVIRGSARALKAGEYEFPQGATTLDVLALLEAGRIRQRTVLLREGATLEDLARLLEAERLAPARDVLRAAHDRVVLRRLDIDADSAEGYLFPDTYQFVKGVTVEELLARMVARMRERMTPELREQARARELGVHQLLTLASIIEKEAVERSEMPLISAVFWNRLKRDMPLQADPTVQYAIGKNGRALSREDLQVDSPFNTYRRVGLPPGPIASPGRAAMEAAVNPARVDYLYFVSMDDRRHHFSSSLEDHNSAVARYRLARPR
- a CDS encoding DNA-directed RNA polymerase subunit alpha encodes the protein MLQLTLPVRHEWLTSERAYGKIAVEPFEPGFALTVGNAYRRVLLSSIHGAAPTWAKIEGVLHEFSYLQGVNEDILDIIMNLRKVIFALHVNRPKILRLKAQGPRTVTAGNFEPDADVDILTPEVTLATLDKDGSLDLELCVERGRGYQAAERREPEALAINAMLIDSNFSPVKRVNFHAEPLPGGAEERLLLEVWTNGSVTPEAAVAEASRILEDQFALLVDFPHTPPEEEHGREEGAEPPPRIELNEHLFRNVDELELSVRASNCLKTANIRSIADLVQKTESELLKTKNFGKKSLNEIKTILGEMGLSLGIRLDPEELERLRAQYERAFEG